CGGCATGCAACCGCTGTGGGCCGACGCGCAAGTGGTCGTGGCGCCCACGCCGGGCAGCCGGCCCGCGGTCGGCGTAACGGCCAACGGCATACCCATCGTGCAGATCGCCACGCCGAACGGGGCCGGCGTGTCGAACAACAACTACACCACGTACAACGTCGGCCCGAACGGGTTGATCCTGAACAACTCGGGGAGCAACGTCCAGACGCAGCTCGGCGGCTACGTGACGGGCAATCCGAATCTCGCCGCCGGCAGCGCGCGCGTGATCGTCAACCAGGTGGTGGGCGGCAATCCCAGCCAGTTGCTCGGCTTCACCGAAGTGGCGGGTCAGCGGGCCGAGGTGGTGATCGCCAACCCGTCGGGCATTTACTGCAACGGCTGCGGCTTCATCAACACGAGCCGCGGTGTGTTGACGACCGGCACGCCGGTGTTCGGCGGCACCGGCAGTCTCGACGCGTTTCACGTGACCGGCGGGCAGTTGCAGATCGGCGCGGCGGGCTTGAACGGCAGCAACGTCGATCAGGTCGATCTGATCGCGCGGAGCGTGGCGATCAACGGCAAGGTGTGGGCGGCACAGTCGCTGAACGTCGTGGCGGGCAATAACGATGTGCGCCACAGCGATCTGAACGCGCAGTCGCTCGGCGCGGACGGCAACAAGCCCGCCGTCGCGATCGACGTCGCGCAACTCGGCGGCATGTACGCCGGCAAGATCATGCTGGTGGGCACCGAGGCGGGCGTCGGCGTGAACAGCGCGGGGACGATCGCGTCGCAAGCCGGCGACGTGCAGATCAGCAGCCAGGGCAAGGTCACGTTGTCGGGCTCGACGAGCGCGAACGGCAACCTCGGCATCTCCGCCGCGGGCGACCTCGCGAACAGCGGCGCTGTCTACGCGACGCAAACCGCCGCGTTGACGAGCGGCACGGCGATCGGCAACAGCGGCACGGTGGCCGCGCTCGGCAACACGGCGGTGACCGGCGCGAGCATCACGTCGACCGGTTCGCTCGGCGCGGGTGTCGACGCGAACGGCAATCTCACCGGCAGCGGCAGTCTTGCCGTCACCGGCGCGGGCAACGTGACCACCACCGGGCAACAGATGGCGGGCGGCAACCTCACGCTCTCGGGCAGCAGCGTGAACATGAGCGGCGGCCAGACGCTGGTGAAGGGCGGCGCGTCGCTGACGGCGACCGGCGCGGGCGGCGACACGGGCAACCTCGTGCAAACGGGCGCGTCGCTGCAGACCGGCGGCAGTCTGAACGTCAACGCCGCGGGCAGCTTCACGAACGATCAGGCGAAGACAGGCGCCGGCCAGATCAGCGTGACGGCGGCTGCGCTATCGAATCGCGGCGGCACGCTCTCGCAAACCGGCGCGGGCGCCACCACGCTGAGCGCGACGGGCGCGCTCGACAACACCGGCGGCACGATCACGACGAATGCGCAGAGCGCGACCATTCGCTCGGGCAGCCTGACCAATACCAACGGCACGATCAGCCAGGCGGGGACATCGTCGTTGATGCTCCAGACTGGCGCGCTCGACAACGCGCACGGCAGCATCGCCACGAACGGCATCGCGACGATCACCGCCGCGAGCTTGCGCAACGGGGCCGGGTCGATCACGTCGACGCAGGCGCTGAACGTGACGTCGAACGGCGACATCGACAATACGGCGGGCAAGCTCGAAGCGGCCGGCGCGGTGAACGTGTCCGGCGCGAACGTGCAGAACACGGCGGGGCGCATCGTCTCCGAGAACGGCGATGGGCTCACGCTCAGCGCCAGCGGTCAGATCACGAACGCGGCGGGCACGACGGCGCAGGGCGCGACGGGTGGCGTGATCGGCGGCAACGGGAACGCGACGATCCATGCGGCAACGCTCACCAACAGCGCGACGCTGACGGCCGCGCAGAAGCTCGCGGTGACCACCTCGGGCGCGCTCGACAACAGCGGCGGCGCGATGAGCGGCGCGGTGCTCGACGCAAACGCGGCCTCGCTGGCGAATGCGGCCGGCACGATCAGCGGCGACAGCGTGTCGCTCGCGGTGCCGCAGCTCGATAACAGCGGCGGCAAGATCACCGCGACGCAGCTCACCGTCAGCGCGACCAATCTGACCAATCACAACGGCTCGGTCACGCAGCTCGGCGCGGGCGCGATGGGCGTCAACGTCAGCGGCACGCTCGACAATTCGGCCGGCGGTTTGCTGCAAACCAATGCGAAAGATCTGACGCTCGCACCGTCCACGCTGAACAACAACGGCGGCACGATCACGCACGCGGGCACCGGCACGCTGACGATCGCCGCCGGCACGCCGGGCGGTCTGGCTGCGGGGCAGGGCATGGGCGCGCTGACGAACGTCGGCGGCAAGATCGTGACCAACGGCATGGCGAATCTGTCGACCGGCAGCATCGACAACACCGGCGGCACGATTTCCGCGCAGACCGGGTTGAACGCGAATGTTGCCGGTGCGCTGAACAACACGAACGGCGTGGTCGCATCGAACGACAGTCTCGATGTCACGAGCGGCGCGGCGGTCACGAACGCGAACGGCACGATCACCGCGACCAACGACGCGACCGTGCAGGCAGCGTCGCTGTCGAATACCGGCAGCGTGACGGCAGGCCGCAACCTCAACGCGACCATTAACGGCGCGCTGGACAACAGCGGCGGCACGTTGAACGGCCAGGCGTTGACCGCGCGCGCCGCGTCGCTGAAAAACGCGAACGGCACGATCAGCGGCGACAGCGTGTCGCTCACCGTGCCGCAACTCGACAACAGCAGCGGCAAGATCACGACGAATCATCTCGCGCTGAGCGCCACGAATCTGACGAACGCGCACGGCACGATCACGCAGCTCGGCACGGGCGCGATTCAATTCGGCGTGAGCGGGACGCTCGATAACTCGAACGGCGGTCTGATCCAGACGAAGAGCGTGGATTTCGCGCTCGCGCCCGCCACGCTCGATAACAACGGCGGCACGATCACGCACGCGGGCAGCGGCACGCTGTCGATCGATGCGGCCAACGGCACGGGTGCCGTGACGAACGTCGATGGCACGATCGTCAGCAACGGACAGGTGACGTTGAACGCCGGCAGTCTGGACGATACGAACGGCAGCATCGGCGGACAAACGGGCTTGAGCGCGACGGTGGCCAATGCGCTCGACAACACCAGCGGACAACTTCGTTCGAACGGGAACGTGAGTGTCACGAGCGGCGCGGTGCTGGCGAACACCCACGGCACGATCGCCGCGTCGGGCAATAACACGGTGCAGGCCGGGACGTTGACGAACGGCGGCAGCATCACCGCCGGACAGACGTTGAGCGCGACCGTGGGCGGTTTGCTCGACAACGCCAACGGCACGTTGAGCGGCCAGACGGTACGGGCGAATGCCGCGTCGTTCAGGAACGCGAGCGGCGTGGTGAACGGCAACGCGGTGACGCTGTCGAGCGCGCAGTTCGACAACAGCCACGGCCAGATCACGACGAACCAGCTCGGCCTGAGCGCCACCAACCTGACCAACGCAAGCGGGTCGATCACGCAACTCGGCAGCGATGCGATGAGCGTCGATGTGAGCGGGACGCTCGATAACTCGAACGGCGGGGTGATCCAGACGAAGAGCACGGACCTGGCGCTGGCACCGGCAACGCTGAACAACAACGGCGGCACGATCACGCACGCGGGCACCGGCACGCTGTCGATCAACGCGGCGAACGGCACGGGCGCCGTGACGAACGCCGGCGGTACGGTCATTAGCAACGGTCAGGTGACGTTGAACGCGGGCAGTCTCGACGACACGAACGGCAGCATCGGCGGGCAGACCGGATTGAGCGTCACATCGGCCGGCGCGCTGAACAACACCGGCGGACAGCTCCGCTCGAACGGCAATGTGAGCGTGACCAGCGGCGCGGCGTTGACGAACACCAATGGGACGATCGCCGCGTCGGGCAATAACACGGTGCGGGCCGGGTCGTTGGCCAACGGCGGCAGCATCACGGCCGCGCAGACGCTGAGCGCCACCGTGAGCGGCTCACTCGACAACACAGGCGGGACATTGAGCGGTCAGACGGTGCTGACGAACGCCGCGTCGTTCAAGAATGCGAGCGGCGTGGTGAGCGGCAACGCCGTGACGATGTCGAGCGCGCAGTTCGACAACAGCCACGGCCAGATCACGACGAACCAGCTCGGCCTGAGCGCCACCAACCTGACCAACGAAGGCGGGTCGATCACGCAACTCGGCGCCGACGCGATGAGCGTCGACGTGAGCGGGACGCTCGATAACGCAAACGGCGGCCTGATCCAGACAAAGAGCACGGACCTCGCGCTGGCACCGGCAACGCTGAACAACAACGGCGGCACGATCACGCATGCGGGCACCGGCACCTTGTCGATCAACGCGGCGAACGGCACGGGCGCCGTGACGAACGTCGGCGGCACGATCGTCGGCAATGGTCAGGTGACGTTGAACGCAGGCAGTCTGGACGACACGAGCGGGAGCATCGGCGGGCAGACCGGATTGAGCGCCACATCGGCCGGCGCGCTGAACAACACCGGCGGTCAGCTCAAAACCAACGGCAACCTGAGCGTCGCGAGCGGCGCGGCCATCGTCAATACCAACGGGACGATCGCCGCATCGGGTAACAGCACGGTGCAGGCCGCATCGCTGACGAACGGCGGCAGCATCACCGCCGGGCAGACGCTGAACGCGACCGCAAACGGCCTGCTCGACAACGGCAACGGTACGCTGAGCGCGCAGACCGTCACCACGCATGCCGCGTCGTTCAAGAATGCGAACGGTTTGGTGAGCGGCAATACCCTGTCGTTCGTCGTGCCGCAGTTCGACAACAGCAACGGCAAGATCACCGCGAATCAGTTCGACGTCACCGCGACGAATCTGACGAACCAGCACGGCACGCTGACGCAGCTCGGCACCGGCGCGATGGGCATCGGCGTGGCGGGCACGCTGGACAATTCCAATGGCGGCGTGATTCAGACCAACAGCACGGACCTGACGCTCGCGCCCGCCACGCTCGATAACAACAGCGGCACGATCACGCATGCCGGCACGGGTACGTTGACCGTCAATGCCGGCGGCGGCGCGGGCGCGCTAAGCAACGTGGCCGGCAAGATCACCAGCAACGGCAGCGCGACGTTGACGGCGGGCAGTCTCGACAACACCGGCGGCACACTCGCGTCGCAAGGCGTGATGTCCGCGATCGTGCAGACGGTGTTGAACAACACGCGTGGCCGCTTGTCCTCCGGCACCGGCTTGACCGCTTCGAGCGGCGGCGCGCTGACCAATGCAGGCGGCGTGATCGGCGCAGGCGGCGTGATCGCCGGCAGCACGTTGAGCCTGAGCGCGGCTTCCATCGATAACTCCGGCGGCGCGGTCACCAACGTCGGCACGGGTGCCACGACGGTCAACGGCGGCACGTCGCTCCTCAACAGCAATGCGGGCGGCGTGACGGGCATGGGCTCGATCAGCGGCAACGGCAACGTCACCGTCACGGCGTCGTCGGTGTCGAACACGCAGGGCGGCCAGCTGAGCGGCGGGAATCTGCAGATCAACACCGGCAACCTCGACAACAGCGGTGGCCGGATCGGCAACGTCGGCAACGCGGGCGGCGATGTCGGCATCTGGACCGGCGGCAATCTGACCAACTGGAGCGGCCAGATCGGCGCGTCGCGCAATCTGTCGTTGAGCGCCAGTTCGCTGGTGGGCGGCGGTGCGTACAGCGCGGTCAACGACCTCACGCTGAATCTGCAGGGCAACTTCACCACCGCCTCCAGCTACAACTTCAGCGCCGGTCATAACCTGACCTTTACGTTGCCGGGCACGTTCACCAACTACGGTGCGATCAGTGCCGTCAATGGACTGATCATCAATGCGGGCGATGTCCAGAACAGCGGCTCGATGGCCGCCGGCGGTTTGCTCGCGACGCATTCGAACACGCTGACCAACACCGGCGCGATCGTGGGCGCGAGCGTGTCGCTGAACGCGGCAGGCTTGCTGTCGAACCTCGGCACCAGCGCACTGATCGGCGCGACCGATGCGGGCGGCAAACTCGAACTGCTGTCGGCCGATATCGAGAACCGCGACGACACGACGGCCACCGACTCGGCGGCCGCGACCACGATCTACGGCCTCGGCAAGGTCGTGCTGGCCGGCGGTATCGACGGGAACGGCCATTACACCAAGGCGAACCTGGTTCACAACCAGTCCGGGCTGATCCAGTCGGCCGGCGATATGGAGATCGACGCAGGTACGGTGACGAACACGCGTCGCGTGATGGCCACCGGCGGCTTCACGTCGGCGGTCGATCCGGCGTTGTTGCAGAGCCTCAATATCACGCTGGTCGGCTGTGACGCGACCTACATCGACGCGTGCAATCCAAATCATCCGCAGGTGCTGGGTTCGCGCGGCGCAGCGACGTTGATCGGCGGCGTACCGGTTGATCCGCCGCACGGCGGCCAATGGAACAGCACGTATCAATACACGACGTACACCGGCGTCGCGGTGGCCAATACCATCACGTCGATCAGTCCGGTGTCGCAGATCATCGCGGGCGGCAACCTGAATGCGTCCGGTGTCGGCACGTTCCAGAATTACTGGAGCCAGGTGGCCGCTGCCGGCAACCTCGCGGCGCCGGTCAATCTTGATCAGAACAGCTGGCGCGACCAGAGCGCGCCGCTGGTGCAGGTAACGTACTCGGGGCAGTACCACTACGACAATTACGACAACAGCGAACACAACTGGCAGTTGCCGTTCGGCGACGCGCCGTTCGTCACCTCGCGTCCAGGCGGTTATCCGCAGGCGGCGCCGGCCGACGTTCGCAAGTGGGCGCTACCGGGATACGAATCGTCGTTCACCGCGGGCGGCACGCTCAGCGGCAACGGCGTGACGATCCACAACACGGCGGGCAATGCAGGTGTGACGCCGCTCGGTTTGTTGCCGGGGCAGACGGTATCGGGTACCGGCGCGGGCACCGTGAGCGGCACGATCGGGACGAACGGCGTTGGCCAGATCGGCGCGGGCGCGGTGAGCGGCATAATCGGCACGAGCGGCGTCGGTGCGATTGGCGCAGGCGTGGTGAACGGCACGATCGCCACGAACGGCGTCGGCGTGATCGGCGCGGGTCCAGTGAACGGCGGGATCGGCTCGGGCGGTGTAGCGCATGCGAACTCGGCGGTGATGCAGGGCGGCGGTCTGCTCAACAGCGGTCTGCAGAACTTCAACAACCCGATCATCGCTGCCGCGGCGGCGGTTTCCGTGTTGAACAACATCACGGTGCCGAGCGGCGGCCTGTTCCATCCGGACAGGGCGCCGAACGCGCCATATCTCGTCGAAACGAATCCGGCCTTCACGAATCAGCAGCAGTGGCTGTCGAGCGATTACTACTTCCAGCAGATGGGCACCAACCCGAGCCAGATCCAGATGCGGCTCGGCGACGGGTTCTACGAGCAGAAGCTCGTGCAGGACCAGGTCATGGCCATGACCGGCAAGTCCGTGCTGACGAACTACGCGAGCGCGCAGGACGAGTACAAGGCGCTGATGACATCGGGCGCGCAACTCGCGAAGTCGCTCCACCTGGCGCCCGGCACCGCACTCTCGCCGGAACAGGTCGCGCAACTGACGAGCAACGTCGTGATCATGCAGACGCAGATCGTCGACGGTCAGCCGGTGCTGGTGCCGGTGGTTTATCTGGCGAAGGCCAACCAGGAAAACATGGGCAATGGCCCGGTCATCGCCGCGACCAACATCGATCTGCAGAACGCGCAGACGGTGACGAACAGCGGCACGATCAAGGCGACGAACAGCTTCGCGATCAGCGGGCAGAGCATCGACAGTTCGTTCGGCACGCTGCAGAGCGGCGGACAGATGTCGCTGGTGACGACGGGCGACGTGAATCTGACGTCGGCCACGTTGAATGCGGGCAGCCTCGGTTTGCAGACCGGCGGCAACCTCGTGCTGAATACGGCGTTGAACACGTTCAATCAGGTGAGCGATACCGGCGCGACGCGCGTGACGACGACGCTCGGGCCGTTGGCGAGCATCAACGTGACCGGTAACGCGGCGATCGTGACGGGCGGCAACTTCGAACAGAACGCGGCCGCGTTGAACGTGGGCGGCGCGCTGGGGATGAACATCGGCGGCAACTGGAATCTCGGCGCGCTGGAGACGGGCGAGACGAAGGTGGTGGCGCGCGCGAACGGCGTGTCGGACACGCATGTGGTTAGCGATGTGGGGAGTTCGGTGAAGGTGGGTGGGGTGTCGAACATCGCCATCGGTGGAGACTTGACCGCACTCGGCGCGCAGATCGACCTCGGCAAGGGCGGCACGATTGCGGCGAAAGGCAAC
The sequence above is a segment of the Paraburkholderia sp. D15 genome. Coding sequences within it:
- a CDS encoding hemagglutinin repeat-containing protein, coding for MNKNIYRVIFNAARGLWTAVQETATGCGKGRSTGIARRAPVSFARVGFVDMLSMRHVAFAALCALGMQPLWADAQVVVAPTPGSRPAVGVTANGIPIVQIATPNGAGVSNNNYTTYNVGPNGLILNNSGSNVQTQLGGYVTGNPNLAAGSARVIVNQVVGGNPSQLLGFTEVAGQRAEVVIANPSGIYCNGCGFINTSRGVLTTGTPVFGGTGSLDAFHVTGGQLQIGAAGLNGSNVDQVDLIARSVAINGKVWAAQSLNVVAGNNDVRHSDLNAQSLGADGNKPAVAIDVAQLGGMYAGKIMLVGTEAGVGVNSAGTIASQAGDVQISSQGKVTLSGSTSANGNLGISAAGDLANSGAVYATQTAALTSGTAIGNSGTVAALGNTAVTGASITSTGSLGAGVDANGNLTGSGSLAVTGAGNVTTTGQQMAGGNLTLSGSSVNMSGGQTLVKGGASLTATGAGGDTGNLVQTGASLQTGGSLNVNAAGSFTNDQAKTGAGQISVTAAALSNRGGTLSQTGAGATTLSATGALDNTGGTITTNAQSATIRSGSLTNTNGTISQAGTSSLMLQTGALDNAHGSIATNGIATITAASLRNGAGSITSTQALNVTSNGDIDNTAGKLEAAGAVNVSGANVQNTAGRIVSENGDGLTLSASGQITNAAGTTAQGATGGVIGGNGNATIHAATLTNSATLTAAQKLAVTTSGALDNSGGAMSGAVLDANAASLANAAGTISGDSVSLAVPQLDNSGGKITATQLTVSATNLTNHNGSVTQLGAGAMGVNVSGTLDNSAGGLLQTNAKDLTLAPSTLNNNGGTITHAGTGTLTIAAGTPGGLAAGQGMGALTNVGGKIVTNGMANLSTGSIDNTGGTISAQTGLNANVAGALNNTNGVVASNDSLDVTSGAAVTNANGTITATNDATVQAASLSNTGSVTAGRNLNATINGALDNSGGTLNGQALTARAASLKNANGTISGDSVSLTVPQLDNSSGKITTNHLALSATNLTNAHGTITQLGTGAIQFGVSGTLDNSNGGLIQTKSVDFALAPATLDNNGGTITHAGSGTLSIDAANGTGAVTNVDGTIVSNGQVTLNAGSLDDTNGSIGGQTGLSATVANALDNTSGQLRSNGNVSVTSGAVLANTHGTIAASGNNTVQAGTLTNGGSITAGQTLSATVGGLLDNANGTLSGQTVRANAASFRNASGVVNGNAVTLSSAQFDNSHGQITTNQLGLSATNLTNASGSITQLGSDAMSVDVSGTLDNSNGGVIQTKSTDLALAPATLNNNGGTITHAGTGTLSINAANGTGAVTNAGGTVISNGQVTLNAGSLDDTNGSIGGQTGLSVTSAGALNNTGGQLRSNGNVSVTSGAALTNTNGTIAASGNNTVRAGSLANGGSITAAQTLSATVSGSLDNTGGTLSGQTVLTNAASFKNASGVVSGNAVTMSSAQFDNSHGQITTNQLGLSATNLTNEGGSITQLGADAMSVDVSGTLDNANGGLIQTKSTDLALAPATLNNNGGTITHAGTGTLSINAANGTGAVTNVGGTIVGNGQVTLNAGSLDDTSGSIGGQTGLSATSAGALNNTGGQLKTNGNLSVASGAAIVNTNGTIAASGNSTVQAASLTNGGSITAGQTLNATANGLLDNGNGTLSAQTVTTHAASFKNANGLVSGNTLSFVVPQFDNSNGKITANQFDVTATNLTNQHGTLTQLGTGAMGIGVAGTLDNSNGGVIQTNSTDLTLAPATLDNNSGTITHAGTGTLTVNAGGGAGALSNVAGKITSNGSATLTAGSLDNTGGTLASQGVMSAIVQTVLNNTRGRLSSGTGLTASSGGALTNAGGVIGAGGVIAGSTLSLSAASIDNSGGAVTNVGTGATTVNGGTSLLNSNAGGVTGMGSISGNGNVTVTASSVSNTQGGQLSGGNLQINTGNLDNSGGRIGNVGNAGGDVGIWTGGNLTNWSGQIGASRNLSLSASSLVGGGAYSAVNDLTLNLQGNFTTASSYNFSAGHNLTFTLPGTFTNYGAISAVNGLIINAGDVQNSGSMAAGGLLATHSNTLTNTGAIVGASVSLNAAGLLSNLGTSALIGATDAGGKLELLSADIENRDDTTATDSAAATTIYGLGKVVLAGGIDGNGHYTKANLVHNQSGLIQSAGDMEIDAGTVTNTRRVMATGGFTSAVDPALLQSLNITLVGCDATYIDACNPNHPQVLGSRGAATLIGGVPVDPPHGGQWNSTYQYTTYTGVAVANTITSISPVSQIIAGGNLNASGVGTFQNYWSQVAAAGNLAAPVNLDQNSWRDQSAPLVQVTYSGQYHYDNYDNSEHNWQLPFGDAPFVTSRPGGYPQAAPADVRKWALPGYESSFTAGGTLSGNGVTIHNTAGNAGVTPLGLLPGQTVSGTGAGTVSGTIGTNGVGQIGAGAVSGIIGTSGVGAIGAGVVNGTIATNGVGVIGAGPVNGGIGSGGVAHANSAVMQGGGLLNSGLQNFNNPIIAAAAAVSVLNNITVPSGGLFHPDRAPNAPYLVETNPAFTNQQQWLSSDYYFQQMGTNPSQIQMRLGDGFYEQKLVQDQVMAMTGKSVLTNYASAQDEYKALMTSGAQLAKSLHLAPGTALSPEQVAQLTSNVVIMQTQIVDGQPVLVPVVYLAKANQENMGNGPVIAATNIDLQNAQTVTNSGTIKATNSFAISGQSIDSSFGTLQSGGQMSLVTTGDVNLTSATLNAGSLGLQTGGNLVLNTALNTFNQVSDTGATRVTTTLGPLASINVTGNAAIVTGGNFEQNAAALNVGGALGMNIGGNWNLGALETGETKVVARANGVSDTHVVSDVGSSVKVGGVSNIAIGGDLTALGAQIDLGKGGTIAAKGNVVLGSASATSTVNSNSSGSDFGRSYAETHHTSDQTLTGTSLTGGDTVNIVSGKDITLSGSTINLDKGSANLLATGNVNVVAASETHEFNAHETHSHNAIVSGSKVASGIDQTMTLNQSSTISADGVNIVSGKDINVTGSNIVGTNDVALKAAHDVNITTSQDTQSTQTDYRKSEYGFLSGMTVLNQLDGGLQGYSFGARKTTDAQQSSQVTNNGSMIGSLKGNLTVSAGDNLHVTGSTLHAADDLSLTGKAVTVDAAQNTQTQSEQQSFSQTAITGGISNPVLAAVQTANQMRKDVKQVKGDPRLEALAAATTGLAAKNAMDAVMSDPSAVGGVGINISLGTSHSNSNSTATSSTAAGSTVSAGHNLTITATGAGADSNINVVGSDISAANNATLNAQGNINLQAAQNADSQTSTNSGSSASIGVTFGVGKSNGISFQVGVSGTKGNGNGSDTTWTNTHVNAGNTLSLQSGGDTNLKGAVANGEQVVAKVGGDLNIESLQDVSHFDSKQTSGGVSVSVCVPPICYGASSASGSFNQQKMKSDYASVNEQSGIKAGDGGFQVDVKGNTDLKGAVVASSDKAVQDGVNSLSTGTLTTSDIENHAAYDASSLGVSGGYGGSIGKNQKGTADNVNPVPGTTLPKSDGGFTAAPPVALSASGDSSSTTRSGISSGTIKITDQAGQQNLTGKTADETVASVNRDTSNTGAPLAQIFDKDKIEAGFDIASQFINQTGTFVANRAAEADAAKKEASNPALSPEQRAAAQQKADELNADWGPGGTYRQVLTALSVAAGGNVTGGMGQFAQSATIAYLQELGANGVKKIADGLQDESARAALHAIVGCAGAAASSQSCGAGALGAATSSVLGSLLKPTDGMTTSDREARDSLVTSLVAGVAAVSGQNVATAAGAGKIEIENNQVAPPMASPPPWLAGLLKLPGFKGEAAGKGDGVIADPATELDPTIKAGPLVTPLPGPTFVETLITEATPDWLRTLVTDTVTMAGYNPNQGGVGNMGAFLDTPGFGTQLGDASQKTRLQQIDGQSVYKATDDVGSINKGDYFYLDGMHKDHLEVFDSRGKFKAVVNMDGTVNGSKTNAGQGRRINVK